In Flavobacteriales bacterium, one genomic interval encodes:
- the hpt gene encoding hypoxanthine phosphoribosyltransferase, giving the protein MARVRLHDIEFELFITEQDVNAAVDRLAGELRKKYDGKRPLFVGVLNGAFFFAAELMKRLDIECEITFVKVASYHGTSSTGKVSDLIGLNERITDRHVVVLEDIVDTGNTIRHILDALKDHHPASVSIATLLFKPDAYKQPDIEIEHVALKIPNAFVVGSGLDHDGLGRNLPGIYQIIQNGK; this is encoded by the coding sequence ATGGCACGCGTTCGCTTGCATGATATCGAGTTCGAACTGTTCATTACCGAACAGGATGTGAACGCCGCTGTTGACCGCCTTGCGGGCGAATTGCGGAAAAAGTACGATGGCAAACGACCCTTGTTCGTTGGTGTGTTGAACGGCGCTTTTTTCTTTGCTGCCGAATTGATGAAACGCTTGGATATTGAATGTGAGATCACCTTCGTAAAGGTGGCCAGCTACCACGGTACCAGCAGCACAGGGAAGGTGAGTGACCTGATCGGGCTCAACGAACGGATCACCGACCGGCATGTGGTCGTATTGGAGGATATTGTGGATACCGGCAATACGATACGCCACATCCTCGATGCACTGAAGGATCATCATCCGGCCAGTGTGAGCATTGCAACGTTACTCTTCAAGCCGGATGCATATAAGCAACCGGACATCGAAATAGAACATGTGGCCCTGAAGATCCCCAACGCTTTTGTGGTGGGTAGCGGATTGGACCACGATGGCCTTGGTAGGAATCTGCCGGGCATATACCAGATCATCCAGAACGGAAAATGA
- the obgE gene encoding GTPase ObgE, whose translation MNFIDHIRIECRSGAGGKGSSHLRREKYMPKGGPDGGDGGRGGHIIVRGNGQLWTLLHMRYTKHVIAEDGKVGYSNQSSGASGKDQVLELPLGTVIKIEETGEVLCEVVTDGEEHILFPGGRGGQGNQHFKTATHQTPRFAQPGEPGIEQWVLMELKVLADVGLVGFPNAGKSTLLSVVSAAKPKVADYAFTTLVPNLGIVSYRDHKSFVMADIPGIIEGASEGKGLGLRFLRHIERNSVLLFMVPADSKDIKAEYTILLNELKAYSPELLDKDRVLAITKCDMLDAEMMEQLAPELPKDIEHVMISSVAGMGLDVLKDKLWEKLHA comes from the coding sequence ATGAACTTCATCGACCATATCCGTATAGAATGCCGCTCCGGTGCTGGGGGCAAAGGAAGTAGCCACTTGCGACGGGAAAAGTATATGCCCAAAGGCGGCCCGGATGGTGGTGATGGTGGCCGTGGTGGTCATATCATCGTGCGTGGAAACGGACAGCTTTGGACCTTGCTCCATATGCGCTACACCAAGCACGTAATTGCCGAAGATGGGAAAGTGGGCTATAGCAACCAAAGTTCCGGGGCGAGCGGCAAGGACCAGGTCCTTGAATTGCCTTTAGGCACCGTGATCAAGATCGAAGAGACCGGTGAGGTGCTCTGCGAAGTAGTGACCGACGGCGAGGAACATATACTCTTTCCCGGCGGTAGAGGAGGGCAGGGCAACCAGCATTTCAAAACGGCCACACACCAAACGCCGCGCTTTGCCCAACCCGGTGAACCCGGTATTGAGCAATGGGTGCTCATGGAGTTGAAGGTACTTGCAGATGTGGGTCTGGTCGGTTTTCCGAATGCGGGCAAAAGCACGTTGTTGAGCGTTGTGAGTGCAGCGAAACCCAAAGTGGCCGATTATGCGTTCACAACCTTGGTCCCGAACCTTGGTATCGTGAGCTATCGCGATCATAAGAGCTTCGTTATGGCGGACATCCCCGGTATTATTGAAGGCGCATCCGAAGGAAAAGGATTGGGCCTGCGATTCCTTCGGCATATCGAGCGGAACAGCGTATTACTGTTCATGGTTCCTGCGGATTCCAAGGATATTAAGGCGGAATACACCATTCTCTTGAACGAATTGAAGGCATACTCACCGGAACTCCTGGATAAGGACCGCGTGCTGGCCATTACCAAATGCGATATGCTCGATGCGGAAATGATGGAACAACTTGCACCAGAATTGCCAAAGGACATTGAGCACGTAATGATCTCCAGCGTTGCCGGAATGGGTCTTGATGTACTAAAGGATAAGCTCTGGGAAAAACTGCACGCTTGA
- a CDS encoding OmpA family protein — MIAQPVLTMESVVERGNVIVSASIDDPEAPKPVFQGVWRGVPGALAVFQLQRTSAPRADVRVMLDRLVEAGLGAYLDAHLQFGRSGVTTDISVTEMTLEMNSMIAAAAEELQVSFPVVGLTVPTVTQLLHFASMDWSGNSSQTASGSSDDKYLAIYHTLKAQRTELDRQIRADLMELGSVLVWGEPNDTRGNVYRIASTCGTVFDEDNFLCALDLKLTDSDMAAVDPSIGLTALKAYVPKTQVAPEDTAEVVSYTGKIRKRDRWLKTELDMINSRLDDLDQRRELWQLRDRLEDIEDRIVGLELEVRDKIDPPQPEQENPLAKLSELAGKNLSVSFDRNSALLGQEHFVLLNEVFEQLARLPQDRVLITGYTDASGSPSVNLKLSELRAKAVRNYLLERGIHAERLMVNYYGDSRSMGRAPDERRVEIEWLAR, encoded by the coding sequence ATGATCGCACAACCGGTGCTGACCATGGAGTCCGTCGTGGAGCGAGGCAATGTCATCGTTAGTGCCAGTATCGATGATCCGGAAGCTCCAAAACCAGTATTCCAAGGCGTTTGGCGAGGTGTGCCCGGTGCATTGGCTGTATTTCAATTGCAACGAACAAGTGCGCCACGCGCTGATGTTCGTGTAATGCTGGATCGCCTTGTGGAAGCCGGACTGGGTGCGTACCTCGATGCCCATCTTCAATTTGGTCGATCAGGAGTAACTACGGACATTTCGGTTACGGAAATGACCTTGGAGATGAATTCCATGATCGCAGCCGCTGCCGAGGAACTTCAGGTATCCTTTCCAGTTGTTGGACTTACAGTGCCTACTGTAACGCAACTTCTGCACTTTGCGAGCATGGATTGGAGCGGGAATTCATCCCAGACTGCATCGGGTTCCAGCGACGATAAATACTTGGCGATCTATCATACGCTGAAAGCGCAGCGCACCGAATTGGATAGACAGATACGTGCTGATCTTATGGAGCTAGGTAGCGTTCTGGTATGGGGAGAACCGAATGACACAAGAGGAAATGTCTATCGAATTGCATCTACGTGCGGTACTGTTTTCGACGAGGATAATTTCTTGTGTGCACTTGACCTGAAACTGACTGATAGTGATATGGCTGCTGTCGACCCATCGATCGGGTTGACCGCTTTGAAGGCTTATGTACCGAAAACTCAGGTTGCACCAGAGGATACGGCCGAGGTTGTTTCTTACACCGGCAAGATCCGCAAGCGGGACCGTTGGCTAAAGACGGAACTTGACATGATCAACTCACGTCTGGATGATCTTGATCAACGTCGTGAACTATGGCAATTGCGAGATCGATTGGAAGATATTGAGGATCGTATTGTTGGATTGGAACTGGAGGTGCGCGATAAGATCGATCCACCGCAGCCTGAACAGGAAAATCCACTTGCCAAGCTCAGTGAGCTGGCCGGTAAGAATCTTTCAGTATCGTTCGATCGTAATTCCGCACTATTGGGCCAGGAACATTTTGTGCTTCTGAACGAGGTTTTCGAACAGTTGGCACGCCTACCGCAGGATCGTGTGCTGATCACCGGCTATACGGATGCCAGCGGATCGCCAAGTGTGAACCTTAAGTTGAGTGAACTACGCGCTAAGGCGGTACGCAACTATCTCTTGGAACGAGGCATTCATGCCGAACGATTGATGGTGAATTACTACGGAGATAGCCGCAGTATGGGCCGA
- a CDS encoding phosphatase PAP2 family protein → MWQISDLFTWIPLYVFFLYLIQRRYGWRGLGIAVPVIALMIFLTDTGSVMLFKNTVQRLRPSHVDAFNNSIHLLTGSDGQLYRGGEFGFVSSHASNHFGIAVFMAGLLSGMRKWITPALLLWAGIICYSRIYLGVHFPADVVVGALYGGIIGFGCAFSYKQLMFNFNKSGK, encoded by the coding sequence ATGTGGCAGATAAGTGATCTATTCACGTGGATCCCGCTCTATGTTTTTTTCCTGTACCTGATCCAACGGAGATATGGATGGCGTGGTCTAGGCATTGCGGTACCAGTGATAGCGCTGATGATATTTCTTACGGATACGGGTTCGGTAATGCTGTTCAAGAACACGGTTCAGCGCTTGCGACCAAGTCATGTGGATGCGTTCAACAATAGTATCCATTTGCTGACCGGAAGTGATGGCCAATTGTACCGTGGCGGTGAGTTCGGTTTTGTTTCATCGCATGCAAGCAATCATTTCGGGATCGCTGTTTTCATGGCCGGATTATTATCCGGTATGCGCAAGTGGATCACACCTGCACTCCTCTTGTGGGCCGGCATTATTTGTTACAGTCGCATTTATCTCGGTGTTCATTTTCCTGCTGATGTGGTGGTAGGGGCGTTATACGGTGGCATCATTGGCTTTGGGTGTGCATTCTCGTACAAGCAACTGATGTTCAATTTCAACAAGTCCGGAAAATGA
- a CDS encoding CrcB family protein, producing the protein MNTWLAVFLGGGAGSLLRYAISRGVLSLALRASFPWATLASNLLATVLLAYVMIRMHAHLPGREHWMALLAIGFCGGFSTMSTFNFENYQLMRDGFYGFAAMNILVSVLAGLLIFYFFARTT; encoded by the coding sequence ATGAATACGTGGTTAGCGGTTTTTCTTGGTGGTGGAGCGGGAAGTCTGTTACGCTACGCCATTTCTCGTGGGGTGTTGTCACTGGCATTAAGGGCTTCTTTTCCGTGGGCAACACTCGCGAGTAATCTACTTGCAACCGTCCTTTTGGCGTATGTCATGATCCGCATGCATGCTCATTTACCCGGACGTGAACACTGGATGGCCTTGTTGGCTATCGGCTTTTGCGGTGGGTTCAGTACCATGAGCACATTCAATTTTGAGAATTATCAATTAATGCGTGATGGTTTTTATGGTTTCGCGGCGATGAACATCCTCGTAAGTGTCTTGGCCGGTCTATTGATCTTTTACTTTTTTGCACGTACCACATGA
- a CDS encoding alkaline phosphatase family protein: MMGNLDRIKSNSILFCASLLACMRMYGQDPAWTEPPRLVVGIVVDQMRVDYIYRYWDNFGDGGFKRLINEGSFQRNAQFDYAPTETGPGHASIYTGTTPADHGITFNDMFFGTDDTLNYCVKDQSVKGVGCGEASGHSSPQNLIASTLADELELATERRSKTIGIALKDRSAILPIGRTGDAAYWFIPDDEGAFATSTWYRNELPEWLMAFNAEKRQINYLQNKWDLLLPIERYRQVMPDDNPYEEPIPGTTSPTLPMDLQAMFKATGSAEVIKYTPWGNTLTTDLALAAIAGEELGADDVTDLLALSYGSPDELAHELGPRAVELEDMYVRLDQELKRLFAELDTRVGTGKYTVFLTADHGVVDVPQYLKDLKSSAGYIDKKSARKGLNEALAKRFGEGEWVRSIRRGQVFLNDSLMQARKIIPEEIQRATVDHMQLDPNVIVALSATDLARNQYTDGVRRTIQRGFMVQRSGDVVMVYRPNYLESYYGTTKGTTHMTPWNYDTQVPVIFYGQGIRQGEIMERTSITDIVPTVCAIVGISLPNAASGNVVERALK, translated from the coding sequence ATGATGGGTAATCTCGATCGGATCAAAAGCAATTCGATCCTATTTTGTGCAAGCTTGTTAGCGTGTATGAGAATGTACGGCCAAGATCCGGCATGGACAGAACCGCCGCGTTTGGTGGTTGGCATCGTCGTGGATCAAATGCGCGTGGATTACATCTATCGGTACTGGGATAATTTCGGCGATGGCGGCTTTAAGCGGTTGATCAACGAAGGTTCGTTCCAGCGGAATGCACAATTCGACTACGCCCCAACAGAGACAGGACCCGGACATGCCAGTATTTATACTGGAACCACACCCGCAGATCATGGCATCACGTTCAACGATATGTTCTTCGGTACGGATGATACCCTTAACTATTGTGTTAAGGATCAGAGTGTGAAGGGCGTTGGTTGTGGTGAAGCCTCCGGTCACAGTTCTCCACAGAATTTGATCGCTTCTACACTAGCGGATGAACTGGAACTTGCCACTGAGCGCAGGTCAAAGACGATCGGTATCGCATTGAAGGACCGCAGTGCCATTCTTCCGATCGGCAGGACCGGGGATGCCGCATATTGGTTCATCCCCGATGATGAAGGTGCGTTCGCCACCAGCACATGGTACCGGAATGAATTACCCGAATGGCTTATGGCCTTCAATGCTGAAAAAAGACAGATCAACTATCTACAGAACAAGTGGGATCTGTTGCTTCCTATTGAACGGTATCGCCAAGTGATGCCGGATGATAACCCGTACGAAGAACCCATCCCCGGAACCACATCGCCCACCCTCCCCATGGATCTACAGGCCATGTTCAAGGCAACCGGCTCAGCCGAAGTGATCAAGTATACTCCGTGGGGAAATACGCTTACTACCGATCTGGCGCTAGCTGCTATTGCGGGGGAAGAGCTTGGTGCGGATGACGTAACGGATCTGCTCGCCTTAAGCTATGGTAGTCCGGATGAACTTGCCCATGAATTGGGCCCACGCGCCGTGGAATTGGAAGATATGTACGTTCGATTGGACCAAGAGCTGAAGCGTTTGTTCGCCGAGTTGGATACGCGCGTTGGAACAGGCAAATACACAGTTTTCCTTACAGCGGATCATGGTGTAGTGGATGTGCCACAATACCTGAAGGACCTGAAAAGCAGTGCTGGGTATATTGATAAGAAGAGTGCAAGAAAGGGATTGAACGAGGCACTCGCCAAGCGGTTTGGTGAAGGTGAATGGGTACGATCGATCCGCCGTGGCCAGGTTTTCTTGAACGACTCTCTCATGCAGGCCCGAAAGATCATTCCGGAAGAGATCCAACGAGCAACGGTAGACCATATGCAGTTGGATCCAAATGTCATTGTCGCGCTGTCCGCTACGGATCTGGCACGTAACCAATATACCGACGGTGTAAGGCGTACAATTCAACGGGGCTTCATGGTTCAGCGCAGTGGAGATGTAGTGATGGTATATCGGCCAAATTATCTGGAGTCCTATTACGGAACTACGAAGGGGACAACGCACATGACCCCATGGAACTACGATACCCAAGTGCCTGTCATCTTTTATGGCCAGGGCATACGGCAAGGCGAGATCATGGAACGCACGTCCATTACGGATATCGTGCCAACGGTTTGTGCTATTGTTGGAATTTCATTGCCCAATGCCGCATCAGGGAATGTGGTGGAAAGGGCACTAAAGTGA
- a CDS encoding adenylate kinase translates to MNKLNIVLFGPPGAGKGTQSAFLIKKYNLAHLSTGDLLRAEIKAETTLGLKAKELMDVGELVPDEVVIGMIKNAIEEHVEADGFIFDGFPRTKAQAEALDEMLEFRKEPIVAMLALQVPEEELVKRLLGRGATSDRKDDSTEDIIRNRIREYEKKTARLKDYYSEQGKFVAIDGVGTVEDITKRLVEAIGRS, encoded by the coding sequence ATGAACAAACTGAACATCGTACTCTTCGGCCCACCGGGTGCAGGAAAGGGCACGCAAAGCGCGTTCCTTATCAAGAAGTACAACTTGGCTCACCTGAGCACAGGGGACCTTTTACGCGCTGAGATCAAAGCGGAAACCACATTGGGGCTAAAAGCCAAGGAGCTTATGGACGTAGGTGAACTGGTACCGGATGAGGTCGTGATCGGTATGATCAAGAACGCGATCGAGGAACATGTGGAAGCCGACGGTTTTATTTTCGATGGCTTTCCGCGCACCAAGGCACAAGCCGAAGCGTTGGATGAGATGCTCGAATTCCGCAAAGAACCGATCGTTGCCATGCTGGCATTGCAAGTTCCCGAAGAGGAGTTGGTGAAACGGTTGCTAGGTCGCGGTGCCACCAGTGATCGTAAGGATGATTCCACGGAGGATATCATTCGCAACCGGATCCGCGAATACGAGAAGAAAACAGCACGCCTTAAGGACTACTACAGCGAGCAAGGAAAATTTGTAGCCATTGATGGTGTAGGGACCGTGGAAGATATCACCAAACGATTGGTTGAGGCGATCGGTAGGTCGTGA